The segment TTTAGAATCTGTGACTCTACCCCGAAAAGTCGAAAATCGCCCTCAAATGTACCGTTGTAACTACAAGGAGAAAGAGTAATGGCTGTTCTCGAATGTGTAAAACCAGGTGCTAAACTCGGTCAAATTATTCTGGCCGTCGATCTGACTGTTGCCGGTGCTGTCGATCGCGTTTTAGCAAAAATTCAGGACTTGGGATATAACCCAGAAATTCGTCATGTCAACTATCCCTCTGGAGTTCATGTGTTGGCAATTCTCAAAGACGAACAGCATTCTGAAGCAGTCGATGATGACTACTTGTTAGACGAGTGGTTACAGGTAAGATCGGAAATTAACCCAGATGCCGTTCATCTGTGGCGTGGTAAATAAGCGAATTTAACTATTAACCGCAGATGAACGCAGATGAACGCGGATCAAATTACATCTGCGTTCATCCGTGTTCATCTGCCTACATCTGTGGTTGCAAAAATAAGCCTACGAACCGCCGCGCAATTTATCCAAAACCGTCCGATCTTCCAAGGTTGAAGTATCCCCAGAAACCTCTTCTCCGGCGGCTAAAGAACGCAGCAAACGCCGCATGATTTTACCGCTGCGCGTTTTCGGCAAGGCATCGGTGAATCGAATTTCGCCGGGACGGGCGATCGGGCCAATCTCATTTACAACGTGCTGCTTCAACTCCTTCGCCAATGCGTCACTAGGCTGCTGTGAGTTATCCAGCGTCACAAAAGCGACAATTTCCTCACCTTTAATCTCGTCGGGTTTACCAACAACCGCAGCTTCCGCCACCGCTGGATGCGATACTAAAGCCGATTCAACTTCCATCGTACCGAGTCGGTGTCCGGCGACATTAATCACATCATCAACGCGGCCCATTACCCAGAAATAACCATCTTTGTCCTTGTGCGCGCCGTCTCCGGCAAAGTAGACAAAATTGCCATCTTTCGGATGCAAATATTCCCAATAAGTGCGACGGAAACGATCTGGATCGTTGTAAAGTGTACGCATCATTCCCGGCCAAGGATGTTTGACAACTAAATAACCGCCGCTTTCATTAGTTACTGGTTCGCCATCTTGATCGACAATATCTGCTACAATTCCGGGGAATGGAAGGGTTGCCGAACCGGGTTTTGTCGGAATTGCACCGGGCAAAGCGGTAATCATAATTCCGCCAGTTTCTGTTTGCCACCAAGTATCAACTATGGGACAATTCGAGTTACCAATTACGCGCTGATACCACATCCAAGCTTCGGGATTGATCGGTTCGCCGACGGTTCCTAACAATCGTAAAGATGATAAATTGCGCGCGTTGGGTAATTCTTCACCCATTTTCATGAATGTTCTGATCGCAGTGGGTGCGGTGTAGAAAACAGTGACACCGTATTTTTCGATCACATCCCAAAAACAGCCTGGGTTGGAGGCGCGCGGAGCACCTTCGTACATGAGTGTAGTCGCGCCGTTGGAAAGCGGGCCGTAGACGATGTAACTGTGGCCTGTAATCCAGCCTACGTCTGCGGTGCACCAGTAGACATCGGTGTCTTGGAGGTCGAAGATCCACTTGGTTGTCATGTGGGTGTAAAGGTTGTAGCCGCCTGTGGTGTGGACGACTCCTTTCGGTTTGCCGGTACTTCCTGAAGTGTACAGAATGAATAGCATATCTTCGCTATCCATTGGTTCGGCGGGACAATTTGCCGAGGCGTTTTTTTGCAATTCGTGCCACCAGCGATCGCGCCCCGGTTCCATTTGCACTTCTTGTTTGGTACGCTGGACGACGAGAACGTTGGTAACGCTGGGTGCAGCATTATTTGCTAATGCCTTGTCTACTTGTACTTTGAGGCCGACTGCTGCGTCTTTGCGGAAGCCACCGTCTGCGGTGATGACGAGTTTTGCTTCGCCGTCGTTGAGGCGATCGCGCAAAGCTTCTGCACTAAATCCGCCAAACACCACGCTGTGTACTGCACCGATTCTGGCACAGGCTAACATGGCGATCGCAGCTTCGGGAATCATGGGCATATAAATGCCGACGCGATCGCCCTTTTGGACTCCCAAATCTTTGATGACATTCGCCATTTGACAGACTTCGCGGTGGAGTTGGGCGTAAGTCAGGGTACGGGAATCTCCGGGTTCGCCTTCCCAAATCAGGGCGGCTTTGTTTTTGCGCCAGGTAGTTAAATGGCGATCGAGACAATTGTAAGAAATGTTAATTTTGCCATTGACAAACCATTTAGCAAAAGGTGGCTGCCAGTCGAGCACGGTATCCCAGTTTTGAAACCAGTGCAATTCTTGGGTAGCGAGTTCGGCCCAGAATGCTTGGGGATCAGCTTTCGCTTTTTCGTAGAGGGCGCGGTACTCTTCCAAGCTTTTGACGTGAGCTTTTTCAGAGAATTCTGCCGTGGGCGGGAATAGGCGTTTTTCTTGCAGAATTGATTCGATGGTATCTTGTGACATCGCTGTTAGTTTTTAGTTCAGTTACTCTTTTCAGCTATTGTGTGCATAAATTGGGGGAAAAGTATGTTTATTTTCCTTAAGACTTTGGAAGATTTTGTAAGTCTTGGGGATGTGTTAGAAATTATTACAGTGGTAAATGCTCAATTTTATCTTGGTAGTCATCATCAAACGATCCTTGATAAATCAAAATCAGTTCGTCAATATTTTGACCAATACTCATCTTGGAATTCAGGATAAATATTCCTGGAATATGACGATTTTGCTCTATGTGATCTGTTAAATGAACAGGCATCGAGCGACGGTTGTTGGTGACAAGAATGAACTTGTGGATTTCGCACCAGATAAGAATTTCTGGATCGAGAGTTCCTTTGGAAGGTGCTGTTAGTTCTCCGACTGCTAGAACAACCAAATCGGGATTACGCCTACGAATTTGATTAGCATAGGCAGGATCGACATTTTCATCAAATAGATACTGGATTGCCATCAGCTTTTCTCATTGCATCTCTTGCTGCTCTCAGTTTGCGGATTTTTTTAGCCGCTGGAGAAGGATTGAGACGTTGTTCTTCTCGCATTTTATCACCCCATTCCACCCATTCAGTTATGTACTGACCAATGGCTTCTTTGTTGTGCAGGTAGTACAAAATGGTGGCATAAACTTGTTCGAGGGTGAGCGATGTATAAATGTTGGCGATTTCTTCGGGAGTTCGAGCGCGAAACAGGTATTCATAAAGAATGGTTTCGATGCCAATGCGGGAACCTTTGAGCCGAATATCGTCATGTCTCAGAAAATTGAAATAGTCTTCTAGTTGCATAGGTAATTCGGGTTAGAAATGCTAATATTATATCAGACCAAATCTGCTGGGAATGCCTCCAAGAGTCGATCGCACATCCTCAATTCCCTCCCAGATTTGGGAAACAGGAATTGTTTTGCCTGTCATTGCTTCATGCCAAGCTTGACGAAAATCTGCTAAGATTGCTTCGTTCGATTGCTCATCTTCATTGATTTCTGTTACTTCGGGAATCAGCACAATTACTTCGACTCGGCTATTGCGATATAACTTTAGCGGTTCATCAATGCACAATTGTCCTCGATCGTCGATCGTTGCCATCACTTTAATTGCTTTCATAAAATCTACCCGATTTACTGGATCGATATTTGGTAAGATTATATCATAGCAAATTCGCTGGTAATGGTTTTATAATATAAGTTGTCGAAACAGTCGATCGATCGCACAAAAGCTATGACCCAAAATCTAGAAGCAAGCCAACTCTCGCTAAATGACGTTCGCCGCCTTCTCAAACTGGAAAGACAAACAGGAGGCTCTTTTGATGAATTTTTATCTGTGGAACCTCTCACCGACTTTGAACAGCAGCAACTGTTAGAAATCAGCAACGACTTTTGTCGCTATCTAGAAGTGGGAAAAGTCTCTGAAGAGTTGGTTAAGTTTTTATCACTTTCACCGTTGATGAGATTAACAGGATTTTTTAAGTTTCCCGCAGTGCTGACAATGGAGGATAGCATACCCATTGAGGTTGAAGATAAAGATACTTTAATTAAAGGGCGGTTGGATATTCTAGCACTGAATCAGCCGGATGCAGAGATAGCGACAACACAGTTCTGGATTTTGGTGGTGGAGGCGAAAAATAGTGCGATCGCCCCTTTGACCGGTTTACCGCAATTGCTGACGTATGCGTTTAAGAGTTTGCAGGTGCGATCGTCTGTTTGGGGATTGACGACGAATGGCGAAAGTTATCGGTTTGTGCGGTTGACGCGGGGGAATCCTTGCACTTATCAGATTTTACCGGAATTGAATTTGATTGACAAAGGGCGATCGATCGAATTGGCGCAAGTGTTGAAAGCTATTTGCAAGTTGCAGAATGTGCAGTTGCAATTGGCGTAATGATTGGAAAGTTAGGAAGACGAGTGGAGGAAATATACATATTTTAATTACCTCATAAGTTTATCAATAAAAATTACACAATCGTGCCAATATAGATTTATACCATCATCAACTTAATCATGCTTTTAACTGACATAGTAAATCTTTTAGGTAAACCCTACTTCCAAGCCTCCAACTGCCTCATTTATAAAATGGACTGCTTAGAAGCAATGTCAAAGCTCCCTGATGAATGTGTCAATCTCACTGTCACCAGTCCCCCCTATAACATTGGCAAAGAATACGAAAAAACACTACCACTTGATAAATATTTGAACTGGTGTGAAAGCTGGATCAGTGAAAATTATCGGCTAATCCTTCCTAACGGCGCTTTCTGGCTCAACTTGGGGTATCTATCAATTCCCAATCAAGCTAAAGCTATCCCCATTCCCTATCTACTTTGGGACAAAATTCCTTTTTACCTGATCCAAGAAGTTATCTGGCACTATGGCGCTGGGGTTGCTGGTAGTAAGTTCTTTTCACCGCGCAATGAAAAGTTCCTTTGGTATGTGAAAAACCATAAAGATTATACCTTCAATCTAGATGATGTGCGCGATCCAAATGTAAAATATCCTAATCAAAAAAAGAATGGCAAAATTAAAGTCAACTCCCAAGGCAAAAATCCGACTGATGTTTGGGAATTCCCGAAGGTAACTTCTGGTAAAAATCGAGCCTCAAAAGAGCGAACATCTCACCCTGCTCAATTTCCTAGTGCTGTCATACAGCGAATAATCAAAGCTTCATCCAACCCAAATGAGATCATTTTAGACCCTTTTCTGGGTTCAGGAACTACGGCGGTTGTTGCTTTAGATTTGCAACGTACTATTATCGGATTTGAGATTTGTCAGGAATACTGCGATTTAGCTGCCAACCGAATTGATGATTTTCTAAGAGAAAAGCAGATTAGTGAAGCTCAATTATCTTTATTTTAAAGAGTATAAATTTTTCTAAATAGGCAATTGCAGCAACTTATATCGCTCTACATCAGGGCTTAATTTAGCTTGCTGACCAGTGGCTGCTGTTTGCCCTTGCCAATCTTCTCGATCTATCCATCCAAATCTCACTAAAT is part of the Microcoleus sp. bin38.metabat.b11b12b14.051 genome and harbors:
- the acs gene encoding acetate--CoA ligase: MSQDTIESILQEKRLFPPTAEFSEKAHVKSLEEYRALYEKAKADPQAFWAELATQELHWFQNWDTVLDWQPPFAKWFVNGKINISYNCLDRHLTTWRKNKAALIWEGEPGDSRTLTYAQLHREVCQMANVIKDLGVQKGDRVGIYMPMIPEAAIAMLACARIGAVHSVVFGGFSAEALRDRLNDGEAKLVITADGGFRKDAAVGLKVQVDKALANNAAPSVTNVLVVQRTKQEVQMEPGRDRWWHELQKNASANCPAEPMDSEDMLFILYTSGSTGKPKGVVHTTGGYNLYTHMTTKWIFDLQDTDVYWCTADVGWITGHSYIVYGPLSNGATTLMYEGAPRASNPGCFWDVIEKYGVTVFYTAPTAIRTFMKMGEELPNARNLSSLRLLGTVGEPINPEAWMWYQRVIGNSNCPIVDTWWQTETGGIMITALPGAIPTKPGSATLPFPGIVADIVDQDGEPVTNESGGYLVVKHPWPGMMRTLYNDPDRFRRTYWEYLHPKDGNFVYFAGDGAHKDKDGYFWVMGRVDDVINVAGHRLGTMEVESALVSHPAVAEAAVVGKPDEIKGEEIVAFVTLDNSQQPSDALAKELKQHVVNEIGPIARPGEIRFTDALPKTRSGKIMRRLLRSLAAGEEVSGDTSTLEDRTVLDKLRGGS
- a CDS encoding restriction endonuclease subunit R; translation: MTQNLEASQLSLNDVRRLLKLERQTGGSFDEFLSVEPLTDFEQQQLLEISNDFCRYLEVGKVSEELVKFLSLSPLMRLTGFFKFPAVLTMEDSIPIEVEDKDTLIKGRLDILALNQPDAEIATTQFWILVVEAKNSAIAPLTGLPQLLTYAFKSLQVRSSVWGLTTNGESYRFVRLTRGNPCTYQILPELNLIDKGRSIELAQVLKAICKLQNVQLQLA
- a CDS encoding DUF433 domain-containing protein, whose product is MQLEDYFNFLRHDDIRLKGSRIGIETILYEYLFRARTPEEIANIYTSLTLEQVYATILYYLHNKEAIGQYITEWVEWGDKMREEQRLNPSPAAKKIRKLRAARDAMRKADGNPVSI
- a CDS encoding DUF5615 family PIN-like protein, whose protein sequence is MAIQYLFDENVDPAYANQIRRRNPDLVVLAVGELTAPSKGTLDPEILIWCEIHKFILVTNNRRSMPVHLTDHIEQNRHIPGIFILNSKMSIGQNIDELILIYQGSFDDDYQDKIEHLPL
- a CDS encoding site-specific DNA-methyltransferase yields the protein MLLTDIVNLLGKPYFQASNCLIYKMDCLEAMSKLPDECVNLTVTSPPYNIGKEYEKTLPLDKYLNWCESWISENYRLILPNGAFWLNLGYLSIPNQAKAIPIPYLLWDKIPFYLIQEVIWHYGAGVAGSKFFSPRNEKFLWYVKNHKDYTFNLDDVRDPNVKYPNQKKNGKIKVNSQGKNPTDVWEFPKVTSGKNRASKERTSHPAQFPSAVIQRIIKASSNPNEIILDPFLGSGTTAVVALDLQRTIIGFEICQEYCDLAANRIDDFLREKQISEAQLSLF